In Anthonomus grandis grandis chromosome 5, icAntGran1.3, whole genome shotgun sequence, the following are encoded in one genomic region:
- the LOC126736192 gene encoding uncharacterized protein LOC126736192 isoform X3 — protein sequence MPKMSKKSAKTTRLQNKEKYMSSKMVKKDSGDKKENLEIPGKPINLQQKLPKDMVPEDSTSKVKFNEIVTQFNKRKSLTVIDDNDALSSKIVTQKKQKVNDSFKKISPIDKIEKKPEPTRTNHPTKFELALREGPTIVCSCCLRLWFPTSCKKIDLQVLKNKFGNQFTTQICNDGVFFCKSCSLNIYKGQLPKFWSGNHNIVHPIPVELKDLTILEERMVSARLPFMQIRQVGYARQCYITGQIVNVPINIDTSTKLLPRNVEETQTIQVKLKRKMNYKNDYLLETIRPAVVLKAAKFLCQQPLYIQEGIKQSDDWEKNINGYLRSQVESSAQILNEGSKVVELDSKTVCSENFEELFDNAFFETMEVPLESKNDDKNIQKESSIEKNNLYNLEEFLDEEEEPLNPGGQETLLDKCNLENICFAPGEGKTPIHLMLDQFSDELSFPTLFCGHAKQFLTKFSYSDQTKIQLQHKDRRFARTDYLLYTFKKRQLIQLSSAIATCLRKKRNEDGKYTAGQVRQANFLDQLIRSDMGFHFLSRIAGSPAYWKHEKTKLLCMIRQFGIPTLFFTVSAAETAWPELIKVLAQVVDQKDVTLEEAASMPYLEKTRLIRTDPITCARYFDYRFKLLFKHMKSQNGPFKQNPIEHHYYRIEFQHRGSPHVHGLLWLSNAPKFQETPESFKECAEFANRYITCNSDLESVRDIIQFNTHHHSKSCQKEVRGHKVCRYGIPFLPMDKSVILTPIKIDKTKEADLRKAMSEKFLMIMRRLKDKPDLSFENFLADLGMSKDEYLNVIQHNIFKTTLFLERQPKDGFINNFNAEMFSMMKSNMDIQLVFEPYGCCTYIVNYINKSQRGVSDILMKTMEEIKKGNLDVKGKLKSLAAAFLNASEVSAQEAAYSVLQLPMHDTCTSYVYIHTNPIKERTKMLKPLTELKAMDNDDPNIYCDGLIEHYEQRPNEMENICLAEFAAYYDFFKKQAETKANGLPLKDGSGVLVKRGHAKILAYRSYGLQQDPLNYYREQIMLYIPWRNEVDEVENENIDQQTIYKDRYQEIVTNRQKFNVLDEQVIDEALKLAEDRSNQLDDGGFGGEIDDEFMPYGLDNPIYDPFNHIIDKKDDEAPVKHIAFPTPHQISDSEYEALISKLNHKQYQFLNVVQDSLIEGEAFYCTLSGPAGTGKSHLITAITQSLLRHFNSIPGNNPESLKVLLCAPTGKAAFNIGGITLHAALSLPVSQYGEQLIPLHHDTLNTIYCNLCDLKLIIIDEYSMVGARLFDHINSRLQQIFKSDAIFGNIPIILCGDNRQLPPVRDMYIFCPVKTNPYKELCGTYLWDHFRYFELTEIMRQKEDKSFAVALNNMAFGKMTDEDVQLIKSREVDNIDLIPEDTMHLFATNREVDAFNEMKLSTFQTERAVSQARDVIKGSCSERLKHLFLEHAKSLKKSESFGLMLNLILQVDAKYMISMNIDTSDGIVNGATGILRQIDYDQNKVPYRVWMEFFDSKSGKECRKRNESLRKSMYLSPTWTPIERAARAVKIQKGSNVHVERLQFPLLISEGITIHKSQGATYEQVAVHIGNGMTRTSTYVACSRATKLSGLYIIVIHLYSRFYFNRDQSAAFNLKKTHSTDLTMTSGYILLWQEVGWLKI from the exons ATGCCAAAAATGAGTAAGAAGTCTGCTAAGACAACAAGActccagaataaagaaaaatatatgtccAGCAAGATGGTAAAGAAAGACAGTGGTgacaaaaaggaaaatttagaaattcCTGGTAAGCCTATAAATTTGCAACAAAAGTTGCCCAAAGATATGGTTCCAGAGGATAGTACCAGCAaggtaaaatttaatgaaattgtaACACAGTTTAATAAGCGAAAATCATTGACGGTTATTGATGACAATGATGCATTGTCATCAAAAATTGTCactcaaaagaaacaaaaagttaatgattcctttaaaaaaatatcacctatagataaaattgaaaagaagccAGAACCTACTAGAACCAATCACCCAACCAAGTTTGAACTAGCATTAAGAGAAGGCCCCACCATTGTATGCAGTTGTTGTTTGCGATTATGGTTTCCCActtcatgtaaaaaaatagatctacaagtactaaaaaacaaatttggaaACCAATTCACTACACAAATTTGCAATGATGGGGTTTTCTTCTGCAAGTCTTgctcattaaatatttataaaggacAATTGCCAAAGTTCTGGTCCGGCAATCATAATATTGTTCACCCTATACCAGTTGAGCTAAAAGATCTGACTATCCTTGAAGAAAGGATGGTGTCGGCCAGGTTACCTTTCATGCAAATCCGACAGGTAGGATATGCACGACAGTGTTACATAACTGGCCAAATAGTCAATGTCCCTATAAATATAGATACTTCGACCAAATTATTGCCTAGAAATGTAGAGGAGACACAAACTATTCAGGTTAAGCTCAAgagaaaaatgaattataaaaatgattatctCCTGGAAACCATACGGCCCGCAGTTGTTCTAAAAGCGGCAAAATTTTTGTGTCAACAACCTCTTTACATACAAGAAGGCATAAAGCAATCAGAtgattgggaaaaaaatattaatggctACTTAAGATCTCAAGTAGAATCCTCTGCACAGATCTTAAATGAAGGCTCAAAAGTGGTGGAACTGGATTCTAAAACAGTGTGtagtgaaaattttgaagaattgttCGATAATGCGTTTTTCGAAACAATGGAAGTGCCCCTAGAATCTAAGAATGacgataaaaatattcaaaaagaatcttcaattgaaaaaaacaatttatacaaTTTAGAGGAATTCttagatgaagaagaagagccTTTAAATCCTGGGGGCCAAGAAACTTTGCTTGACAAATGTAACCTAGAAAATATCTGTTTTGCCCCAGGAGAAGGTAAAACGCCAATACATTTGATGCTTGACCAGTTTAGCGATGAACTCTCATTTCCTACACTTTTCTGTGGACATGCTAagcaatttcttacaaaattctccTATTCTGACCAGACGAAAATACAACTCCAGCACAAAGACAGGCGATTTGCAAGGACAGACTATCTgttgtatacatttaaaaaacgtcAACTAATCCAATTATCCAGTGCAATTGCAACATGTCTCAGAAAAAAGAGGAATGAGGATGGAAAATATACAGCTGGACAAGTAAGACAAGCAAATTTTCTAGACCAGCTGATTCGAAGTGACATGGGATTCCATTTTCTTAGTAGAATTGCAGGTTCACCTGCTTATTGGAAGCACGAAAAGACAAAATTACTGTGTATGATTCGCCAATTTGGAATCCCCACACTGTTTTTTACCGTGTCAGCAGCCGAAACAGCATGGCCCGAATTAATCAAGGTATTAGCACAAGTTGTTGATCAAAAAGATGTTACTTTAGAAGAGGccgcgagtatgccctacttaGAAAAAACTCGCTTAATTAGAACAGATCCGATAACTTGTGCCAGATACTTTGATTATCGGTTCAAACTGCTATTTAAACATATGAAGAGTCAAAATGGACCCTTTAAACAAAATCCCATAGAGCATCATTATTACCGCATAGAATTTCAACATCGTGGGTCTCCTCATGTTCACGGGTTATTGTGGTTATCCAATGCTCCAAAATTCCAAGAAACACCAGAAAGTTTCAAAGAGTGTGCCGAATTCGCGAACCGGTATATTACTTGTAATAGTGATTTAGAAAGTGTCCGTGATATAATTCAGTTTAATACGCATCATCATTCTAAATCGTGTCAAAAAGAAGTGCGGGGACACAAAGTTTGCAGGTATGGTATCCCATTCCTGCCAATGGATAAATCGGTAATTCTAACgccaataaaaattgacaaaaccaaGGAAGCGGATTTACGTAAGGCCATGTctgaaaagtttttaatgataatGCGTAGGCTTAAGGATAAACCAGATTtatcatttgaaaactttttggCTGACCTTGGTATGTCTAAGGATGAGTATCTTAATGTTATACAgcacaacatatttaaaaccactttatttttagaaaggcAGCCAAAAGATGgattcattaataatttcaatgcTGAGATGTTCTCCATGATGAAGAGTAATATGGACattcaattagtttttgagcCATATGGTTGTTGCACCTACATAGTCAACTATATCAATAAGTCTCAAAGAGGTGTatctgatattttaatgaagactatggaagaaattaaaaaaggtaatttagatGTTAAGGGCAAACTTAAATCTCTTGCAGCAGCTTTCTTAAATGCGAGCGAAGTTAGTGCCCAAGAAGCCGCCTACAGCGTGTTACAACTACCGATGCATGATACCTGTACCTCCTATGTATACATCCATACAAATCCAATCAAGGAAAGGACAAAAATGTTGAAACCATTAACAGAACTTAAAGCCATGGACAATGATGATCCCAATATTTATTGTGATGGGCTTATAGAACATTATGAGCAAAGACCCAATGAGATGGAAAACATATGTTTGGCAGAGTTTGCGGCCTACTAtgatttctttaagaaacaaGCAGAAACAAAAGCTAATGGTTTACCCTTAAAAGATGGAAGTGGCGTTTTAGTTAAAAGGGGTCATGCTAAAATTTTAGCCTACCGTAGTTATGGACTTCAGCAAGACCCTCTCAACTATTATAGGGAACAAATAATGTTATACATCCCATGGAGAAATGAAGTGGATGAAGTTGAAAATGAGAACATTGATCAACAGACCATATACAAAGATCGATaccaagaaattgttacaaatcGACAAAAGTTCAATGTCTTAGATGAACAGGTAATCGATGAAGCACTGAAACTTGCCGAAGACCGATCAAATCAATTAGACGATGGTGGATTCGGTGGAGAAATCGATGATGAGTTTATGCCTTATGGACTAGACAACCCCATTTATGATCCATTCAATCATATCATCGATAAGAAAGACGACGAAGCGCCAGTAAAACATATCGCTTTCCCAACGCCTCATCAGATAAGCGATTCAGAGTATGAAGCCCTCATAAGCAAACTGAATCACAAGCAGTATCAGTTCCTTAATGTCGTGCAAGACAGTCTAATTGAAGGGGAAGCTTTCTACTGCACACTTAGTGGTCCAGCAGGTACAGGCAAAAGTCACCTGATTACAGCAATAACTCAGTCGTTATTACGCCATTTCAATTCAATACCAGGTAATAATCCCgaaagtttaaaagttttactttgTGCGCCTACAGGTAAAGCGGCATTTAATATCGGAGGTATAACCTTACATGCGGCATTATCGTTACCCGTCAGTCAGTATGGTGAACAACTAATTCCGTTACACCATGACActttaaatactatttattgtaatttatgtgacttaaaactaattattataGATGAATATTCCATGGTTGGTGCCAGATTGTTTGACCATATTAATAGTAGATTGCAGCAAATCTTTAAGTCTGACGCCATCTTTggaaatattccaataattttatgcGGCGATAATCGTCAATTGCCCCCAGTAAgggatatgtatattttttgcccAGTAAAAACAAATCCGTATAAAGAATTATGTGGAACTTATTTGTGGGATCATTTTAGGTATTTTGAGCTTACAGAAATAATGAGGCAAAAAGAAGACAAGTCTTTTGCAGTTGCCCTAAACAATATGGCGTTTGGTAAAATGACCGATGAAGATGTGCAATTGATCAAGTCCAGGGAAGTTGACAATATTGATCTAATTCCTGAAGACACTATGCATTTATTTGCCACCAATAGAGAAGTAGATGCATTCAATGAAATGAAACTTTCTACATTTCAGACCGAGCGAGCCGTAAGTCAAGCCAGAGATGTAATCAAAGGAAGTTGCTCAGAAcgattaaaacatttatttttagaacatgctaaaagtttaaaaaaatcagagagttttggcctaatgttaaatttaatattgcaggTAGATGCTAAATACATGATTTCAATGAATATAGATACCAGTGATGGGATAGTCAATGGTGCTACAGGTATCCTGCGTCAAATAGACTATGACCAAAATAAAGTTCCATACAGAGTGTGGATGGAGTTCTTTGATTCCAAGTCAGGCAAGGAATGCCGAAAGAGAAACGAGTCCCTTAGGAAGTCTATGTATTTATCACCCACTTGGACACCCATAGAAAGAGCTGCAAGAGctgttaaaattcaaaaaggcAGCAATGTTCACGTTGAGCGTCTTCAGTTTCCTCTTTTAATCAGTGAAGGAATTACAATCCACAAAAGTCAAGGTGCCACCTATGAACAAGTAGCTGTTCACATTGGTAATGGAATGACGAGAACCAGTACCTATGTGGCATGCAGTCGGGCTACAAAGCTAAGTGGCCTCTACATAATTG TGATCCATTTGTATTCCAGATTCTATTTTAATCGTGATCAATCAGCAGCCTTTA
- the LOC126736192 gene encoding uncharacterized protein LOC126736192 isoform X5 — MPKMSKKSAKTTRLQNKEKYMSSKMVKKDSGDKKENLEIPGKPINLQQKLPKDMVPEDSTSKVKFNEIVTQFNKRKSLTVIDDNDALSSKIVTQKKQKVNDSFKKISPIDKIEKKPEPTRTNHPTKFELALREGPTIVCSCCLRLWFPTSCKKIDLQVLKNKFGNQFTTQICNDGVFFCKSCSLNIYKGQLPKFWSGNHNIVHPIPVELKDLTILEERMVSARLPFMQIRQVGYARQCYITGQIVNVPINIDTSTKLLPRNVEETQTIQVKLKRKMNYKNDYLLETIRPAVVLKAAKFLCQQPLYIQEGIKQSDDWEKNINGYLRSQVESSAQILNEGSKVVELDSKTVCSENFEELFDNAFFETMEVPLESKNDDKNIQKESSIEKNNLYNLEEFLDEEEEPLNPGGQETLLDKCNLENICFAPGEGKTPIHLMLDQFSDELSFPTLFCGHAKQFLTKFSYSDQTKIQLQHKDRRFARTDYLLYTFKKRQLIQLSSAIATCLRKKRNEDGKYTAGQVRQANFLDQLIRSDMGFHFLSRIAGSPAYWKHEKTKLLCMIRQFGIPTLFFTVSAAETAWPELIKVLAQVVDQKDVTLEEAASMPYLEKTRLIRTDPITCARYFDYRFKLLFKHMKSQNGPFKQNPIEHHYYRIEFQHRGSPHVHGLLWLSNAPKFQETPESFKECAEFANRYITCNSDLESVRDIIQFNTHHHSKSCQKEVRGHKVCRYGIPFLPMDKSVILTPIKIDKTKEADLRKAMSEKFLMIMRRLKDKPDLSFENFLADLGMSKDEYLNVIQHNIFKTTLFLERQPKDGFINNFNAEMFSMMKSNMDIQLVFEPYGCCTYIVNYINKSQRGVSDILMKTMEEIKKGNLDVKGKLKSLAAAFLNASEVSAQEAAYSVLQLPMHDTCTSYVYIHTNPIKERTKMLKPLTELKAMDNDDPNIYCDGLIEHYEQRPNEMENICLAEFAAYYDFFKKQAETKANGLPLKDGSGVLVKRGHAKILAYRSYGLQQDPLNYYREQIMLYIPWRNEVDEVENENIDQQTIYKDRYQEIVTNRQKFNVLDEQVIDEALKLAEDRSNQLDDGGFGGEIDDEFMPYGLDNPIYDPFNHIIDKKDDEAPVKHIAFPTPHQISDSEYEALISKLNHKQYQFLNVVQDSLIEGEAFYCTLSGPAGTGKSHLITAITQSLLRHFNSIPGNNPESLKVLLCAPTGKAAFNIGGITLHAALSLPVSQYGEQLIPLHHDTLNTIYCNLCDLKLIIIDEYSMVGARLFDHINSRLQQIFKSDAIFGNIPIILCGDNRQLPPVRDMYIFCPVKTNPYKELCGTYLWDHFRYFELTEIMRQKEDKSFAVALNNMAFGKMTDEDVQLIKSREVDNIDLIPEDTMHLFATNREVDAFNEMKLSTFQTERAVSQARDVIKGSCSERLKHLFLEHAKSLKKSESFGLMLNLILQVDAKYMISMNIDTSDGIVNGATGILRQIDYDQNKVPYRVWMEFFDSKSGKECRKRNESLRKSMYLSPTWTPIERAARAVKIQKGSNVHVERLQFPLLISEGITIHKSQGATYEQVAVHIGNGMTRTSTYVACSRATKLSGLYIIDSILIVINQQPLI, encoded by the exons ATGCCAAAAATGAGTAAGAAGTCTGCTAAGACAACAAGActccagaataaagaaaaatatatgtccAGCAAGATGGTAAAGAAAGACAGTGGTgacaaaaaggaaaatttagaaattcCTGGTAAGCCTATAAATTTGCAACAAAAGTTGCCCAAAGATATGGTTCCAGAGGATAGTACCAGCAaggtaaaatttaatgaaattgtaACACAGTTTAATAAGCGAAAATCATTGACGGTTATTGATGACAATGATGCATTGTCATCAAAAATTGTCactcaaaagaaacaaaaagttaatgattcctttaaaaaaatatcacctatagataaaattgaaaagaagccAGAACCTACTAGAACCAATCACCCAACCAAGTTTGAACTAGCATTAAGAGAAGGCCCCACCATTGTATGCAGTTGTTGTTTGCGATTATGGTTTCCCActtcatgtaaaaaaatagatctacaagtactaaaaaacaaatttggaaACCAATTCACTACACAAATTTGCAATGATGGGGTTTTCTTCTGCAAGTCTTgctcattaaatatttataaaggacAATTGCCAAAGTTCTGGTCCGGCAATCATAATATTGTTCACCCTATACCAGTTGAGCTAAAAGATCTGACTATCCTTGAAGAAAGGATGGTGTCGGCCAGGTTACCTTTCATGCAAATCCGACAGGTAGGATATGCACGACAGTGTTACATAACTGGCCAAATAGTCAATGTCCCTATAAATATAGATACTTCGACCAAATTATTGCCTAGAAATGTAGAGGAGACACAAACTATTCAGGTTAAGCTCAAgagaaaaatgaattataaaaatgattatctCCTGGAAACCATACGGCCCGCAGTTGTTCTAAAAGCGGCAAAATTTTTGTGTCAACAACCTCTTTACATACAAGAAGGCATAAAGCAATCAGAtgattgggaaaaaaatattaatggctACTTAAGATCTCAAGTAGAATCCTCTGCACAGATCTTAAATGAAGGCTCAAAAGTGGTGGAACTGGATTCTAAAACAGTGTGtagtgaaaattttgaagaattgttCGATAATGCGTTTTTCGAAACAATGGAAGTGCCCCTAGAATCTAAGAATGacgataaaaatattcaaaaagaatcttcaattgaaaaaaacaatttatacaaTTTAGAGGAATTCttagatgaagaagaagagccTTTAAATCCTGGGGGCCAAGAAACTTTGCTTGACAAATGTAACCTAGAAAATATCTGTTTTGCCCCAGGAGAAGGTAAAACGCCAATACATTTGATGCTTGACCAGTTTAGCGATGAACTCTCATTTCCTACACTTTTCTGTGGACATGCTAagcaatttcttacaaaattctccTATTCTGACCAGACGAAAATACAACTCCAGCACAAAGACAGGCGATTTGCAAGGACAGACTATCTgttgtatacatttaaaaaacgtcAACTAATCCAATTATCCAGTGCAATTGCAACATGTCTCAGAAAAAAGAGGAATGAGGATGGAAAATATACAGCTGGACAAGTAAGACAAGCAAATTTTCTAGACCAGCTGATTCGAAGTGACATGGGATTCCATTTTCTTAGTAGAATTGCAGGTTCACCTGCTTATTGGAAGCACGAAAAGACAAAATTACTGTGTATGATTCGCCAATTTGGAATCCCCACACTGTTTTTTACCGTGTCAGCAGCCGAAACAGCATGGCCCGAATTAATCAAGGTATTAGCACAAGTTGTTGATCAAAAAGATGTTACTTTAGAAGAGGccgcgagtatgccctacttaGAAAAAACTCGCTTAATTAGAACAGATCCGATAACTTGTGCCAGATACTTTGATTATCGGTTCAAACTGCTATTTAAACATATGAAGAGTCAAAATGGACCCTTTAAACAAAATCCCATAGAGCATCATTATTACCGCATAGAATTTCAACATCGTGGGTCTCCTCATGTTCACGGGTTATTGTGGTTATCCAATGCTCCAAAATTCCAAGAAACACCAGAAAGTTTCAAAGAGTGTGCCGAATTCGCGAACCGGTATATTACTTGTAATAGTGATTTAGAAAGTGTCCGTGATATAATTCAGTTTAATACGCATCATCATTCTAAATCGTGTCAAAAAGAAGTGCGGGGACACAAAGTTTGCAGGTATGGTATCCCATTCCTGCCAATGGATAAATCGGTAATTCTAACgccaataaaaattgacaaaaccaaGGAAGCGGATTTACGTAAGGCCATGTctgaaaagtttttaatgataatGCGTAGGCTTAAGGATAAACCAGATTtatcatttgaaaactttttggCTGACCTTGGTATGTCTAAGGATGAGTATCTTAATGTTATACAgcacaacatatttaaaaccactttatttttagaaaggcAGCCAAAAGATGgattcattaataatttcaatgcTGAGATGTTCTCCATGATGAAGAGTAATATGGACattcaattagtttttgagcCATATGGTTGTTGCACCTACATAGTCAACTATATCAATAAGTCTCAAAGAGGTGTatctgatattttaatgaagactatggaagaaattaaaaaaggtaatttagatGTTAAGGGCAAACTTAAATCTCTTGCAGCAGCTTTCTTAAATGCGAGCGAAGTTAGTGCCCAAGAAGCCGCCTACAGCGTGTTACAACTACCGATGCATGATACCTGTACCTCCTATGTATACATCCATACAAATCCAATCAAGGAAAGGACAAAAATGTTGAAACCATTAACAGAACTTAAAGCCATGGACAATGATGATCCCAATATTTATTGTGATGGGCTTATAGAACATTATGAGCAAAGACCCAATGAGATGGAAAACATATGTTTGGCAGAGTTTGCGGCCTACTAtgatttctttaagaaacaaGCAGAAACAAAAGCTAATGGTTTACCCTTAAAAGATGGAAGTGGCGTTTTAGTTAAAAGGGGTCATGCTAAAATTTTAGCCTACCGTAGTTATGGACTTCAGCAAGACCCTCTCAACTATTATAGGGAACAAATAATGTTATACATCCCATGGAGAAATGAAGTGGATGAAGTTGAAAATGAGAACATTGATCAACAGACCATATACAAAGATCGATaccaagaaattgttacaaatcGACAAAAGTTCAATGTCTTAGATGAACAGGTAATCGATGAAGCACTGAAACTTGCCGAAGACCGATCAAATCAATTAGACGATGGTGGATTCGGTGGAGAAATCGATGATGAGTTTATGCCTTATGGACTAGACAACCCCATTTATGATCCATTCAATCATATCATCGATAAGAAAGACGACGAAGCGCCAGTAAAACATATCGCTTTCCCAACGCCTCATCAGATAAGCGATTCAGAGTATGAAGCCCTCATAAGCAAACTGAATCACAAGCAGTATCAGTTCCTTAATGTCGTGCAAGACAGTCTAATTGAAGGGGAAGCTTTCTACTGCACACTTAGTGGTCCAGCAGGTACAGGCAAAAGTCACCTGATTACAGCAATAACTCAGTCGTTATTACGCCATTTCAATTCAATACCAGGTAATAATCCCgaaagtttaaaagttttactttgTGCGCCTACAGGTAAAGCGGCATTTAATATCGGAGGTATAACCTTACATGCGGCATTATCGTTACCCGTCAGTCAGTATGGTGAACAACTAATTCCGTTACACCATGACActttaaatactatttattgtaatttatgtgacttaaaactaattattataGATGAATATTCCATGGTTGGTGCCAGATTGTTTGACCATATTAATAGTAGATTGCAGCAAATCTTTAAGTCTGACGCCATCTTTggaaatattccaataattttatgcGGCGATAATCGTCAATTGCCCCCAGTAAgggatatgtatattttttgcccAGTAAAAACAAATCCGTATAAAGAATTATGTGGAACTTATTTGTGGGATCATTTTAGGTATTTTGAGCTTACAGAAATAATGAGGCAAAAAGAAGACAAGTCTTTTGCAGTTGCCCTAAACAATATGGCGTTTGGTAAAATGACCGATGAAGATGTGCAATTGATCAAGTCCAGGGAAGTTGACAATATTGATCTAATTCCTGAAGACACTATGCATTTATTTGCCACCAATAGAGAAGTAGATGCATTCAATGAAATGAAACTTTCTACATTTCAGACCGAGCGAGCCGTAAGTCAAGCCAGAGATGTAATCAAAGGAAGTTGCTCAGAAcgattaaaacatttatttttagaacatgctaaaagtttaaaaaaatcagagagttttggcctaatgttaaatttaatattgcaggTAGATGCTAAATACATGATTTCAATGAATATAGATACCAGTGATGGGATAGTCAATGGTGCTACAGGTATCCTGCGTCAAATAGACTATGACCAAAATAAAGTTCCATACAGAGTGTGGATGGAGTTCTTTGATTCCAAGTCAGGCAAGGAATGCCGAAAGAGAAACGAGTCCCTTAGGAAGTCTATGTATTTATCACCCACTTGGACACCCATAGAAAGAGCTGCAAGAGctgttaaaattcaaaaaggcAGCAATGTTCACGTTGAGCGTCTTCAGTTTCCTCTTTTAATCAGTGAAGGAATTACAATCCACAAAAGTCAAGGTGCCACCTATGAACAAGTAGCTGTTCACATTGGTAATGGAATGACGAGAACCAGTACCTATGTGGCATGCAGTCGGGCTACAAAGCTAAGTGGCCTCTACATAATTG ATTCTATTTTAATCGTGATCAATCAGCAGCCTTTA